The sequence GACGTCTCCATCAATGCCATCCTGGAGACCATCTTAACCGTTGAACAGAAAGTTGCTGAAAAAATGTGCAGACCTTGGCAAGCAAATCAAACAAAGCAGTGCCATGATTGATAGCCTGCTGAAGGCAGCGGAGTTCAACTCAGTGATTAAAGACTGTGAAACACAAATGacaacatttcattgtgcaaataTCGATTTGAAGGAAATTATTTAAGAAGCAAGAAGGATAGGGATTGAAGAGTTGCCTCAGACGTTTATGGTTGACAAAAAAGAACATGTTAAAGATTAATGTAAAGAAAGGAATAAGACAATGTTCAGGAAGTTCAGCTTTACTATTTCTAATGGTGGCAGTGATGTTAACTATTTTGATGAATAGAAAAATGAATAGAAAGAAAGTAATGGGAAATGAGATATGGCAAAGTCAACATGATGATGACGCCGCCATTTAAGAAGAACAAAAAACATAACCAAATCCCAGTGGCCTGAATAATTAGGAATTTGTTTTAAAAAGCTTTGGACAATAAACTTAGACAAATGTGAAGTCCTCACTCCACATGATTGCCCAACCAAAAGATGAAGTGAACTACTTGGGCATTTGCATACCTAAAAATAAAATACGAGCTGATAAGGTCAACTGTGAGAACCATGTTGATAATAGTAAAATCTTAAAAAAGGTGGCTTCAAATATATCTATCTCTGATAGAATTATGCACACTAAAATGGAAAGCAAGAAAGGATTTGTTCCTTAGCTTctacaaaaataaaattttaatgaTGAATTAGATCAGTCTTAAAttattatggaaaaaatgccattaTATAAAGAAAGAAGATATGGTTCAAGGTATTAAAGACTTGTGGTGGAAATATCATTGACCCAATGCAATGAATTGAGTGTTGAAATGAAAGTGCTTGAAATTATACCTTTATACTCAACttggtacaaaccctgtttccatatgagttgggaaattgtgtttgatgtaaatataaacagaatacaatgatttgcaaatcattttcaacccatattcagttgaatgtgctacaaagacaacatatttgatgttcaaactgataaaaaaattttttttgcaaataatcattaactttagaatttgatgccagcaacacgtgacaaagaagttggggaaggtggcaataaatactgataaagttgaggaatgctcatcaaacacttatttggaacatcccacgggtgtgcaggctaattgggaacaggtgggtgccatgattgggtataaaaacagcttcccaaaaaatgctcagtctttcaccagaaaggatggggcgaggtacacccctttgtccacaactgcgtgagcaaatagtcaaacagtttaagaacaacgtttctcaaagtgcaattgcaagaaatttagggatttcaacatctacggtccataatatcatcaaaaggttcagagaatctggagaaatcactccacgtaagcggcccatcgaaaatgtgtggcgcattatgaagcgtaaaatacgacagcggagaccccggactgttgaacgactgaagctctacatacaacaagaatgggaaagaattccactttcaaagcttcaacaattagtttcctcagttcccaatcgtttattgagtgttgttaaaagaaaaggtgatgtaacacagtggtgaacatgccctttcccaactactttggcacgtgttgcagccatgaaattctaaattaattatttgaaaaaaaaaaaaaaaggtttatgagtttgaacatcaaatatcgtgtctttgtagtgcattcaattgaatatgggttgaaaaggatttgcaaatcattgtattccgtttatatttacatctaacacaatttcccaactcatatggaaacggggtttgtacataattcCAAATACTACACTTCTGACATTGTGACAGATGCATGTTTTGTTGTGTTGTGATTTCTGTGTAAATTGTGTAATTGGATTATTGAAATTATTGTTTGAATTATGGTTGTCAAAAGGAAACACGGTAATAACTACACGATGCTGAGTTCCTTTGCcagcactatttttttaaattgtgattaatgTGTGCACTGTAAACACCGATGCTGCAACCTTATGCAGGAACAAACacagagcagaaatggacaaaggaacGTTCACACTGGAAGGCAAAGCTAACTCCAAAGACCAACAAGAGGTTCTCCCAACAAGGCCAAAGCCATCCACATCCACCGCCTGCCATTTGGGTGTCAACAACCCCAATTAAACCAGCCCCATTAAAACCCTCATTAAAAACCCTAACCAAACTGTACATTGAGGACAACCTTCGCCCCTAACCCTTACTCTAAtggaaaaccctaaccctaactttgaCCCTAGAGGCTTAATAGTACAGTGGGTTAGGCTACATGCTTTCTGAACAAGTGGGTAAGGGTTCAAATATCAACAAGAATAACTAGCATTATTTAAAATAGCTTTTTTTAATAATCTAAATAATGCAAGTGAGTGATAACCTGTGAATAATCATTCATCAAAATTCAAAAGTACTTAAAAATGTTAACAATCCAAAGTTAGGTTTTCCTAATGGGAAAACCTAACTGCACATTTAAACCCTAATGACAAtccctaacccagtggttcttaacctgggttcgatcgaaccctagggcagtgtttttcaaccgctgtgccgcagcacactagtgtgccgtgagatattgtctggtgtgccgtgggaaattatgcaacttcacctaattggtcccaaaaatatttttttcaaatccatAATTATAATCTGTAAATAAtgcgccgttgcttagtgtctgtgctgtgtagaactcggcagggtaaaccacgtaatactccatgccagtaggtggcagctggtaattaattgctttgtaaaagtcggaatgtgtcgggtgagacgaggatggtttgttgtgatcacaatatgcaggtaaaAACTTATATTTTGCTTAAACCGAAAATGAAcataaggaaaaggcaatgaagcataggaatggctatgcaaaaacacaagtaaaactgaactggctaccaagtaaacagaaacagaatgctggacgacagcaaaaacgtacagcgtccacaaagtacatccgtacatgacaatcaacaatgtccacacaaagaaggatagcaacaacttaaatagccttgcttgctaacacaaagcaggtgcggagaatagcgctcaaaggaagacatgaaactgctacaggaaaacaccaacaaaacaggaagggccaccaaaataacagcgcaaggagtttcattttttatcgttttctgctggtggtgtgccgccggaattttttatgaaaaaaacgcGCCTTGCTtcataaaaggttgaaaaacactgccctaggggtttggtgagtcggccacaggggttcggcggaggtcaagacacacccgactcatcgtgtaaataaaaacttctccctatcggcgtattacggatacggcaacagcagaagtcacactgatttgcaggtgtgtaatttgttgtgagtttatgcactgtgttggttttgttctttgaacaaggtgatgttcatgcacggttcattttgtgcaccagtaaaaaaacatggtaacactttagtatggggaacatattcaccattaattagttgcttattaacatgcaaattagtaacatattggctcttaactagtcatttttaagtacttattaatgccttattcggcatggccttattataaccctaaccctctaaccctgaccctaaccctctaaccctaaccctaaccctcactaaataactctaaattaagtctttgttacttagaatatgttcctcatactaaagtgttaccaaaaacatataactttgtcttgaatttgaaaaaaaaaacattttatttttcactaaagaagggttcggtgaatgcgcatatgaaactggtggggttcggtacctccaacaaggttaagaaccactgtcctgaTCCTAACTGCGGCTTAAATATTAAGGCTGAAAAGTTCATTGGATTAAAATGTTTGATCGTTGAACAAATGGTTTAAGATTCAAATACCAGCAAGGTTGATTAGAGTTGTTAAAAATtgcttttttaatcattttaacaATGCAAGTGAGTAACAACCTGGGAATAATCATGATGAATCTAAATTCATAAGTCTGATTATAAATATTACCAACTCCAACTGTACATTGAAACCCTAAAGggaaaacctaaccctaactttatAATGAAACCCTAATGGGAAACCGGAACTGCACGTTGAAATTCTAAtggaaaaccctaaccctaactggaCATTAAAGACAACTCAAACCCCTAAACCCTTACCTTAATGGAAAACCCTAACACTAACTGTAGCTCAAAATTAAGAGGCTTAATAAAAGTGGGTTAAGTTAGTTGCCCTCTGAACAAGTGGGTAAGGGTTCAAATCTTGGCAAGGTTGATCAGCATTGTTAAAACTGACTTTTAATAAATGAAACATTCAATTGAGTGACAACCTGTGAATAATTATGATTTTTCAAAAGTATGTAGCTCAAAGATTAATAGTACAGTGTGAAGCTGCATGCTCTCTGAACAAGTGGGTAAGAGTTCAAACTCTGCAACGTTTTTAACAATTTAAATAATGCAGGTAAGTAATAACCTGGGAATAATAACGATAAATCCAAATTTAATAGtctaattaaaatatttaacaaCCCCAACTGCACATTGAAACCGTAATGGGAAAACCTATCTCTGATCAACATGGTGGTGTACGACTGGCATGAAACCTGAGCCACTCCgccaacacacatacacattattttcttatttgtattattgtaatTTATAGTAAAGATTTGTTATAAAGTGAACGTGTGTCATAAGAGGTAGGTAGTTGTGAGAGGGTATGTTTGATTTTGGGTTTCTGTAAAAGAGTTAGTGTTCATTTTGTTTAAAAACAAGCATTGTGTTTAATAGACTTATGCATAAAGTTAAGAACTTATCCAGTCCcttgtatataataataaaaacttgagAATGATCTGTCAAAGGTACACAATTTATAGATTAAAAAAACTTCTATTtgcgaataatcatgattaattataaGTTAACTATTGACAGAATCGGATTAATTGCGATTAAATATTGTTATAGTTAGACATGTTTGaagttgaaaatgctacaaaataTGAAAGAAAGACATTGTACTGTATACACATTTACAATTGAATGATGTATGATTAAGGTGTGAATTTTAAAATGACAACACTCAGGCACACATTGGTCAACGACAGACACATTAAGTCCTCGTCTTCACATGGATCACAAAGTCCAGACGTATGGTCatttaactgcactttttggaattttcacaatccctatgtgtgacaaatgtttttctttttttaatgctttttaattggTAATATCAGGCAAGTACAatatttttaatgttgatttattgaattatttttgtattgtgacTATTTGGGTGAATCTGTTCACACCACATTTGAGTTGAGCAAGAGCATTTTGAATTTGCTAAgtataatttacttttttttattatttatggtaGTCTATGTTGTTTATCACTTAAAAGTGCATCTTGGAGAGCtctctatttttattttacagcaaTCAAAGGTTACTCATTTGCTAAAACATATTCAGTTCCTCTTTGTTTCAAATTTCAGAAAAATAAAAAGTTCCTCACTTACTAAAAAAATGCTCAGTTCCATAATCTAATAACATAATCAAAGTATCTGTCATACAATACTGTCGTACAATTCAACATATACAAGGCGGTTCAAATctgcaacccatccatccatccattttctaccgcttgtcccttttggggtcgcggggggtgctggagcctatctcagctgcatccgggcagaaggcggggtacaccctggacaagtccccacctcatcgcagggccaacacagatagacagacaacattcaccagaggtgtggactcgagtcacatgacttggactcgagtcagactcgagtcatgaatttgatgactttagactcgacttgacaaaatgtaaaaagacttgcaactcgacttagactttaacatcaatgacttgtgacttcacttggacttgagccttttgaattgacatgacttgacatgacttgctactttcctcaaaacccaaagatgaaaaagttattcgggagcgctccgtatttttcattgtgtacttgtctatcagcgttgcgtgtgtcagctggtgtgctctcagtacaacagccaatcaaattagatctactttgttttcatcacacagcattcatccaatcaaattgcaggacaaccaacgaagaagacatgtccaaaccacacgccagtgaacaaaaaatgatacctaaaataattttgtttgggtataaaaattacgaggtggtcaacacaaaacggtttgcagtatgcaacacatgcggttcgaaaattactgatggagaggcaacaacttccaacttcgtccggcatttgaagttgcacaaagaacggtaagttttgaatgtaagataacgtttattggctaagtaacgtgacttttatttgctgtgtagttaaatcagtgaggctgtaaactcactgctaacgttataacgttattgcaaacacgggaatctgttgcagttcactaccttattcatactttttgttcagtgattttttttaagcagggttacgttagtcaatatatcacacgtaacgttagacggcggtcagcagcaccgcgtattttagccacctaaaaaaagacaaaaatagtaaaataaaggtcagttaaaatgtatactatattatgaatatgtgtaccgttttagctagctttctgacatactgttggttgtttacctcagtggtccccaaccaccgggccgcggcccggtactggtccgtggatcgattggtattgggccgcacaagaaataattttttttttttctttttttaattaaatcaacataaaaaacacaagatacacttacaagtagtgcaccaacccaaaacaactctctcccccttttgttctgggcattgaacatgaagactcttccttcactgttccgagtggccatgcgagtcttggcagtgcctgcctccagtgctccagtggagcgagttttcagccatggtggcatcatactacgcccccatcgtgcacaaatgactgacagactcttggctaatttggtcctttgcaaatgcaatgcagcatagggccctgacatataaaaagtacaacttttttgttatgttcacgtatatgtcatgttttttcaatgttaacacttttgtacaaataagtacatttgcactttatttttcaatgtgtttgttctgtaaaggaatgagttaatgtttaaaatgactggttaatagtgctattataaagtgcaatgtcagcacaattttctttcctgcaatttaaaatgcacttgttttaataaataaatacagcgtttgaaaagcatatacaatctgtgttaatatattagtctgtggttaaaaggacttgaaaggactcgaagctcaaaatgcaggacttaggactggacttgagactttccagtcttgactttggacttgactcggggcttgcctgtcttgactcgggacttgactcggacttgagggcaaagacttgagacttacttgtgacttgcaaaacaatgacttggtcccacctctgacattcacactcacattcacacactagggaccatttagtgttgccaatcaacctatccccaggtgcatgtctttggaggtgggaggaagccggactacccgcagtcacggggagaacttgcaaactccacacagaaagatcccgagcccgggattgaactcaggactactcaggaccttagtattgtgaggcacatgcactaacccctgttccaccgtgctgccccaaatcTCCAACCGTGATACTTAATACTTAACAGATACATACATGCTAATAATCCATACATTTTTATACTCATTATATGTgacttgttttgttttattatttattttattattgtattgtgttgcacctttcctgcttccggctccccagaccgtagtcgaggggcgcaggggagactcctccagggccgatgtatatcgggggcaacacccttctcTCTCCTCAGCAGTGGGTCTCcgcagctccggactccagggtgaatgatgagtccggcAATTAGTTGCAACTCTTAACTTTATTAATgtctgcacacagccaatccaccaAAACAACTAGTACCCGCCCGCAGTCACGCTACCACTCCCTCtcctctctcgcccacacactcagtgacgtcactcacctcacatgctgtcacctgttaaagggccacacacacacatacgctactctcattgtttgatgttttcttttttgttttgtctATTATTTTATAGTTTAAGTTTTTCTTATTGCGTAGTTATCTACATATATTTGCGTTAcattgtgtatttttttgttttgtttctgtttaatagataaaaataaaaaaagttgaaaagggtcatacttgccaaccctcccgaattttccgggagactcccgaaattcagcacctctcccgaaaacctcccgggacaaatattctcccgaaaatctcccgattttcagccggagctggaagccacgccccctccagctccttgcggacctgagtgaggacagccttttttcacgacgggaggacaacagggtgacaagaactaaatcatccagactagagataaattgtattattatgtttatcttacctaaaaataaatatatttattaattaaaaaaaacaaaactaaataaatttttactatattttgctaaaaacatcaaaattaattgtatttttatttgtatttcttcctgactccttattacatccagccatagaattatacattaaaataaacatatttgaaataattgattttaaattataataattcatttaaaatgaccatatttaattatcaaaaataattgcttgtttatcaataactttagcattttattcattacattttgaaactctcagaagccaagttatgttaaattccttaatatttatttatgcaagtttgaagtatcaattatctaaacacagttttgtttgcatattttcaggatatatatatatatatatatatatatatatatatatatatatatatatatatatatatatatatatatatacatatatatatatgtatgtatgtatgtatgtatgtgtgtatatatatatatatatatatatatatatatatatatatatatatatatatatatatgtatgaaatacttgacttggtgaattctagccgtcaatatactcctcccctcttaaccacgcccccaaccacgccccgccccaccccgaccacgcccccacctcccgaaatcggaggtctcaaggttggcaagtatgaaaagggTAGCTTTAAATTTGAATAAATAACGAcgtggatggataaaaaaaatatttcttaaggTTTAGTTGTCAATTATTTGAGGTTATCAGTAGATATTTCGCTAACCGTTGTTGAAAGAAATTTAAAATACCTATTTTTTGGAAAAACTGCTTTGAAGCAGGGAACGGAAGTAGCCGATCTTTGGCGCATGCGCAAACTGATCCGTTACGCAGTAAACCGGGCGATGACAGACAGGTGTCAGCACGTGGACAGTCTGATGTATTCCGGAAACAAGACGTCTTCCGTCATTGAAGCAACGAAGAAGAAGCCACCCTTTTAGGAAGGAGCAGAAATGGACGACTGTTGTGAGCGAGAGCCGCTGTTTACGTTCGGCGTGATAGCTGACATCCAGTACGCTGACATCGATGACGCCTTCAACTTCACGCAGACAAGAAGGCGCTTCTACCGGAACAGTCTTCGGCTGCTCAAAGAAGCCCGGGAGACTTGGTGTCAATCACCCGCCAGGCCGAACTTCATCCTCCAGCTGGGGGACATCATCGACGGCTTTAACAAGCGTCACGGCGCCTCTATTGTCGCACTCGACCGGGTACTGGAAGAGTTCAGCCTGGGCTCCATGGAGGTGCACCATGTGTGGGGCAACCATGAGCTCTATAACTTTTCAAGAAGAGAGCTGTTGTGCTCTCGGCTAAACAGCTCGGTGCTTGCCGACGGTCGCTGCGATGGAAGGCGGGCGGGTGAGGACATAAATGCTTACAGCTTCACTCCTTTCCCCGGCTTCACCTTTGTTGTGTTGGACGCTTTCGATGTCAGCTTGCTGGGCGTAGAGGAGGACGGTCTGCGGTACCACCGTGCTTTGTCTTTGATAAAACAACACAACAGCAACGAGGACCTCAACTGCCCCCCAGGTAAACCATTTATGAttagggtaacactttagtatggggaacacatattcaccattaattagttgcttattaacatgcataaTGGTAACATATTGAAACAGAGCTTATTTCAATCCTACCCCGTTTTATATCATAGCAATGTTAGACGTAGACAAatattgatccacaaggaaaattgttcgaaaagataagtgatttaaaaaaaaaagctagaaaAGTTGATAATGataccaaaaataaagtaaaatgacggaaatcaaaggagctactgtgatgtgctgccactctttcaggcacatcaaagaaaaaagaaaatgtcTTTGTGTCTCTGTTTACAATGATTGTTCTTCTGCACttgccctgcaaaaaatgttctatagaatttctaaagaatatctctatagaatttctaatgaactttaggaccgaagttctatagaatttctaaagaatatctctatagaatttctaatgaactttaggaccgaagttctatagaacaggattctaaagaatggttctatagaacagggttctaaagaatggttctatagaacagggttctaaagaatggttctatagaacagggttctaaagaacatggttctaaagaatggttctatagaacagggttctaaagaatggttctatagatctcctctaaagaatagtgctatagaagaaagttctaaagagtagttctatagaacaggctcctatggaatggctttctgtggaatacggttcagaatgatgtagaaatgattgggcaggcattctacaaaatctgtggtctaacactggcaatggagaaagacaaatattgcagttgaatgaatgttgacttgtatttattatatacatgtaactcaaatcttgacgtaataaataaatgtcagcagcataaatcaacatgatcaccgcgcttccccgactgttagagacggctagacgtccagcagaatttgtttctgaggccttctttttttcccattttctgcgcaatgttcagtttcactccaatgattttctttatcacatttgcttcacttgagggatggagcttcttcacaaaatctgaaagatcaataaaatataccagaattagtgtctgcagacaccaagacactagctgtcatgcaatgagttacactatggcatttttcagctcgataaagagagtgatgtctatcatttaatcaatgcaatggatagtcaacacactgcatacattgcatatcacgcgtttctatgctgtaaggcacttgcactgcttgacgcacacaaaatcatatgtggtgcaatcatgccaggctttacgaactgcaacaaatctgtatcaaattctgacagtgcatgtacacta is a genomic window of Nerophis lumbriciformis linkage group LG11, RoL_Nlum_v2.1, whole genome shotgun sequence containing:
- the adprm gene encoding manganese-dependent ADP-ribose/CDP-alcohol diphosphatase, with product MDDCCEREPLFTFGVIADIQYADIDDAFNFTQTRRRFYRNSLRLLKEARETWCQSPARPNFILQLGDIIDGFNKRHGASIVALDRVLEEFSLGSMEVHHVWGNHELYNFSRRELLCSRLNSSVLADGRCDGRRAGEDINAYSFTPFPGFTFVVLDAFDVSLLGVEEDGLRYHRALSLIKQHNSNEDLNCPPVQLDDLKQRFTMYNGGFSETQLDWLNDVLSSADKKQEKVSLISHLPVHPRSTVPSCLAWNFDELLSIIQCHSSVVCFIAGHDHDGGYYWDKSIGVHHLTLEAIIETPPGSNAFGTISVYEDRMVLKGNGRIPDIDLVFP